In Desulfobotulus mexicanus, the genomic window TCGGAGATGAAAGGCTACACGACCGCATACTTTCTTGGGGTGCAGAAAAAACACTGCCCTTTTATGAAGATATCCTTACACTTATTCCTGCAATGAAAAAAGCCCTCTCAGGCTTCATACCTGAAATGGCCTTTACCTTTCCTGCCTATAATAAGAATCTGATTCTTGAGCGGGAATGCTTATATTTCCAAAAAGCTTTCCTTGAAGATCTGCTGGGACTTAAGACTCTGCCTGAAGGGCTTACATGCGCCTTTCACCACCTTGCGGAAAAAACCCTTGTATACGGCTGCACAGGACTCATACACAGAGATCTACAAAGCCGTAACATTATGATCCACAATGAAAAAATCCGTATTATAGACTTTCAGGGAGCCATGCAGGGACCGCTGCAGTATGATCTTGCCGCCCTGCTGATCGACCCCTATGCAGGACTTCCCTGTGATACTCAGGAAAATCTTCTGGAAAAATGCACATATCTTATGGAAAAGGAAGGATGCCACCCCAAAAACTTCCGTACCGGATACCGGTACGCAGCCCTCTGCCGCAACCTTCAGATCCTCGGTGCCTTCTCCTTTTTATGGAAGAGGAAAAACAAAAGCTTTTTTAAAGACTATATTTCCCCTGCCCTTAAAAGTCTCCTTGCCCAGAAAGCCCTTGAAGAGCCAGAACTGAAACCCATCAGAGAAGCTTCGAAAATGGCAGAATTCAGATGGAACTCCATGCATCAAACCTTTGCCGTCACTCCTGCGCAGACTGGATCCCTGTACTTTTGATTCCGGATGCCCACCTTTCGGGCATTAAGGATATGCTACCCTTCCTTAAACTTCGCCCAGCATTGAAAAGACATAAAAATACTCTCTCCCGTAACCTTTCCCACTTTCAAATTTTCCACTGCTGACCATTTGGTCTGCCGATTTGATTGCCCTGAAAATTGTTTGATAATGATTGACAGGTTCTCCTAAGCCCTGTAGTCTTATTATCCGGTGTGACTGATCTTAACGGGTCAATATCCATGACCTAAAATACAGACAGCTTTTATGTATTTTGTTACGATTGCACCATGAAATAATTGTTCTTTAAAATTTGGGGGCGACATGGCTTCGACGGGGATGTTGAAGTGAGGGTTGCATGCCGAGCTCTCCGCAGGCTCGTAAAACAGCGGTACCTAAAGTAATCGCAGACGATTATAACTACGCTGTAGCTGCATAGCTACCGTCCTGCCAGCACACTCCCGCAGTGCTGGAACGGGGCGTCGACTCGCGGGACCGCTTGAAAAATCTGCCTGCGGTTTTTCAGGTTAAATCAGCAGGATCGTCCGAACCACAGCCAGTTCAGAGGCGTTGGCAAGGACTAAAATCAAACTCTGAACTAAGCATGTAGATACTGTCATGGATAGTCTTCGGACGCGGGTTCAATTCCCGCCGCCTCCACCATTCCTTAAAATTAAGCCACCTTCGGGTGGCTTTTTTTGTGCCCGTTTTCCTGATTTTATGCGGGTTTTTGGGGCTTACACCATCTTAAGACTGTCACAAGAAACACACAAAAACATGGTGCAGCACGCCTTGTTTTGATAGTCCTGTGTGTGTTCTGGCAAAATCCGGACACACGGACACACGCAAAACACACACAGGGGGAAGGTGGCGATATGGCAACAAAAAACCAGCTCACGGCCATTGAGTGCGACAATGCGGCACCGAGGGAATCACGGTACGCATTGTCCGACGGCAATGGCCTTTTTCTGAACGTGTACCCGTCAGGCACAAAAACATGGAAAGCCCGGCTGCGGGTGGGCGGGAAGCTCCAGGAGCACACGCTCGGCCCCTTTCCGGAGGTTTCCGTAAAGGACGCCCGTCTGATACTGGCAAATCTCAGGCTGAAAATAGCGCACGGGATAAACCCTGCTGAGGAGAAGCAGGCTGCGAGAAATGAGGCCAGCGGCAAGAATGGATTTGAGGCGCTGGCAATGGACTGGTTCCATGCGGTACACGCCACGCAGGTGGTCCCGGCGCATGCAGACCGGAACTTATCCCGCCTCAATAAGCTGGTTTTGCCCTACCTTGGAAAACACAGGCCAGAGGACATTACCCCGCCGATGGTGCTGGAGGTTCTGCGGCGGATTGCGGCAAGGGGGCATGTCGAAACGGCCCACAGGGTCAAGTCCATTTTGTCGCTCATCTTCCGGTATGGTATTTCCCTGGGCAGGCTTGAGAGGGATCCGACACGGGATTTGACAGGGATACTCCCTGCGGCAGAAGTCGTGCACCATCCGGCAATCCTGGACGTGTCGGAACTGGCGGGGCTGCTGCGGGCACTGGACGGCTACCAGGGAACCCCCATCGTGACCGCTGCGGCCCGGCTGCTGCCGTTGATTTTTTGCAGGCCAGGGGAGATGCTGAATATGTGCTGGCCCGACATCGACCCGGCAAAGACCCAGTGGGTGTGGGTGTCGGCCAAAACACGGACGCAGATGATCACGCCATTGAGCCGTCAGGCCATGCAAATCCTGGCGGGATTAAAACCCCTCACGGGGGAGGGCCGGTTCGTTTTGCCATCGCTTCGGGCCAAGGATAAGCCCCTGTCAAACACGGCCATTAAGGGTGCGCTGGATTCTTTGGGATACAGGGGCAGGATGACATCCCACGGGTGGCGGGCTGTGGCCCGGACGCATCTGGTGGAAACAATGAACTATCCTGTGGACATCGTGGAAATGCAGCTGGGGCACAGCGTGAGGGATGCCTTGGGGCGGGCGTACAACCGGACCACTTTTTTAGATCCGCGGCGGGAAATGATGCAGGCCTGGGCGGACTGGCTGGATGAGGTACGGCTGCTGCCTGCGCCTGCATCCGCCAGTCCGGTAGACGGGGTGGACCCGTGGGCTCAGTGGACCGCCGATTGACCCGCCTCCGGTCCCACTATGGGGTGCTTTCTGGGCCTGCCTATGGG contains:
- a CDS encoding tyrosine-type recombinase/integrase; the encoded protein is MATKNQLTAIECDNAAPRESRYALSDGNGLFLNVYPSGTKTWKARLRVGGKLQEHTLGPFPEVSVKDARLILANLRLKIAHGINPAEEKQAARNEASGKNGFEALAMDWFHAVHATQVVPAHADRNLSRLNKLVLPYLGKHRPEDITPPMVLEVLRRIAARGHVETAHRVKSILSLIFRYGISLGRLERDPTRDLTGILPAAEVVHHPAILDVSELAGLLRALDGYQGTPIVTAAARLLPLIFCRPGEMLNMCWPDIDPAKTQWVWVSAKTRTQMITPLSRQAMQILAGLKPLTGEGRFVLPSLRAKDKPLSNTAIKGALDSLGYRGRMTSHGWRAVARTHLVETMNYPVDIVEMQLGHSVRDALGRAYNRTTFLDPRREMMQAWADWLDEVRLLPAPASASPVDGVDPWAQWTAD